A portion of the Poecilia reticulata strain Guanapo linkage group LG23, Guppy_female_1.0+MT, whole genome shotgun sequence genome contains these proteins:
- the coa6 gene encoding cytochrome c oxidase assembly factor 6 homolog: MAAPNSAQRKACWDARDQLWQCLDDNNDKIQSCQRFQGDFEAKCPAQWVKYFSKRRDFLKYKDKMQREGFTPAEGPQVNS; this comes from the exons ATGGCAGCTCCAAACTCAGCGCAGAGGAAGGCCTGCTGGGACGCCAGGGATCAACTCTGGCAATGTTTGGACGACAACAATGACAAGATTCAATCCTGTCAGAGGTTCCAGGGAGACTTCGAGGCTAAATGTCCAGCTCAGTGG GTGAAATATTTCTCCAAGAGGAGAGACTTCCTGAAGTACAAAGATAAGATGCAGAGAGAAGGCTTCACACCTGCTGAAGGCCCACAAGTAAACTCCTAA